From a region of the Tiliqua scincoides isolate rTilSci1 chromosome 4, rTilSci1.hap2, whole genome shotgun sequence genome:
- the YOD1 gene encoding ubiquitin thioesterase OTU1 yields the protein MLRLRCKARSGSYALPGLTAHSCLRELQAALASLTGVPVQAQRLLLGFPPRSLDLSDGERRLGDLGIHSGDTLIVEEDATRPETESPIVTKRTVPNPVREAIPVLARKVVPADNSCLFTSIYYVVEGGVYEPACAPEMRSLIAQIVASDPESYSEAVLGKTNQEYCDWIRRDDTWGGAIEVSILSKFYQCEICVVDTQTVRIDRFGEDAGYAKRVLLIYDGIHYDPLERKIPNSDVPPQTIFSATDDIVLAQALELADEARRKRQFTDVNRFTLRCMVCQKGFTGQVEAREHAKETGHTNFGEV from the exons atgctgcGGCTGCGTTGCAAGGCCCGGAGCGGCTCCTACGCGCTGCCTGGACTGACGGCGCACTCCTGCCTGCGCGAGCTCCAGGCCGCCCTCGCCTCCCTCACCGGGGTGCCCGTCCAGGCCCAGCGCCTCCTGCTCGGCTTCCCCCCGCGCAGCCTGGACCTCAGCGACGGCGAGCGGCGCCTCGGGGACCTCGGCATCCACTCGG GTGATACTCTGATAGTTGAAGAAGATGCAACCAGACCTGAGACTGAGTCACCCATAGTTACAAAGCGAACTGTTCCCAATCCAGTCAGAGAAGCTATTCCAGTACTTGCCCGGAAGGTTGTTCCAGCAGATAACTCGTGCCTCTTTACCAGCATATACTATGTGGTAGAAGGTGGTGTTTATGAGCCAGCATGTGCCCCAGAGATGAGAAGTCTCATAGCACAGATAGTTGCAAGTGATCCAGAATCCTATAGTGAGGCGGTATTGGGGAAAACTAACCAGGAATACTGTGACTGGATCAGAAGAGACGATACATGGGGAGGTGCAATTGAAGTTTCCATTTTGTCAAAATTCTATCAATGTGAAATTTGTGTAGTGGACACTCAGACAGTTAGAATAGACCGTTTTGGGGAAGACGCTGGCTATGCTAAACGGGTTCTTCTAATTTATGATGGTATTCACTATGATCCACTTGAGCGTAAAATCCCCAACTCAGATGTTCCTCCCCAGACAATTTTTTCAGCAACAGATGACATTGTCCTTGCACAGGCTTTGGAGTTAGCAGATGAAGCCAGAAGAAAGAGACAGTTTACTGATGTAAACCGGTTTACATTGAGATGTATGGTATGTCAGAAAGGATTTACAGGGCAAGTGGAAGCCAGAGAACATGCCAAGGAGACGGGACACACCAATTTTGGCGAAGTGTGA